The region aatatggtggcatgaattttgtgaataaaatggtggaatgagaggcgtttaTTGATCCCGTGTGGATAGGGTGTACCTAGGTGAacgattaattttttgttcgggatttttgcggctttctgtgttcccgtgatGCAAGGATATTGCCACCGACGCAGTaccgcagtttctttagaaactagaaatccatttagaTGTAAAAATCACTTTGAAAGATATACCACTGTGACACGGCCAAAAAAGAAGCTACCGGGCGTATGTACGCGTGCGAACTCAAGTAGTGTCAAGAGATAGACGAGTGTAGCGTTCTTTTAATATCCCTTTGTGTTCTTTATTTCTCCGCAGCCATTTGTGCGGATGGAAGTTACTACAAATTTGCTTTCAATTCCAAAGGAGAGTGTTCGCGGGATGCATACGCGCAGTTTTTACAGATGACTGATGGCGACTGAGTGAACCATCCAATCAGCTGTCAGGATTAGTTAACAATCCAATCAGCTCTCAAAAGGATAAACCTCTGCCTACCAGATCCCACGCGGTTTGCAGTCAAGGTTAAAACTGTGaacaatgtttttttattaaaagtaCTTTCATGATCTCAATTGAACAGAAAGGAAACTTTTGGCAGCATAGGATTAGATTATTGTGGCTTTGGTATTCGAAGCCCGATGTACTGCTTTTGGAATATACGTGTAGTCGTATTGGTTGTGAACAACTCGGTCCAGAATCTAAATTCTAGCTCGTTTAGATGGACCATTTGGTCGTCGTGGTTCAAGTTGTATCTTGATTTCTAATGACATTGTATAGAGTCGATCACAAAGTATGGAGTTTCGAGTTTCGTAACAACTTGGCCCTGGCTTTTATCTTTGACCTATTCTGCATATTAATGTAATTTCTTCGATCATACACGCGCACTTGGTGCGCACTGAGAGTTAGGCCTTAAATTAGGCCAAGGATGTTATCTGGACCAATCATTAGGGCTGGTACAATAAAAAGGCGGGTGGCCTGATTTTCCGATTTTTTTACCAAGGTCCTCTCTCGTCATGATATTAACGCAAACCTCTATTTCTGTCGGCGGGAAAGTACGTCACTGACCTGATTTGATTGGAGTAGGAATCGGGTGACGAATAATATTCGTAATTCTTTGAACACAAACGCCTGAATGCAGGTAATGAAGGTTTGACTTGAGAACGAGTTACCTTCCGATATCATTGTTCATTACCCTTAAAGTCAATTGAAAGCAGCGGACGACGCTCTCGTGCTAATACAACTCGTGAATTGCTTTTAACCCTAAGATGGCCCTCTTTTTAATTAAAGGGCATGTGCTTTATtctgtcatttcttttctcGTTTATTTTAAGAGTTCTATACTACTCGCATTTGAAGGAATCTAACCACGAATCAACTTAATATGATAAGAGTTTCAATTTCGTCTCCCTATACTGAGGAGAAAAAGGTCCTTCATTTACCAATTTATGTTCTCATTGTTGTGATAACGTAATTCCATTGTGATGAGCTTCAAGGTAAGCTGCTGACGTAATTGCTTCCTTTTTGCATATTGAGAAAACGCGTCGAAATTTCAGTAATACTGTTGGGCGTTTATGAAAGTTTCAATGGGGTGCCAACTGACACAGACCGTCAGGCCCTTGTGGTGTTATCAAACAGCAATCTCTTAGGAGTCTGCCACACAAAATCTAAGAAGCGGATTGGGCTCGAATCCCTAATCTTCCTCCACCATCTGGCACACTGAATCCTGTACTTCACCTCACCCAGTATATCAAGCCAAAAATCAAACCAAATCAATCGCAGAAAACTGATAAGCAGAAGGTGCAGCGGAGAGAACGTACCTGACGATTGGTTTCTTAATTGCTGGAGGGCCTTCTCTTGGTATTTTGTGTCACTGAGACGCAGTGAAGAGCCATTGTATGGGGCGAAAACCGCCATTATGGCTGCACGAGGATTTCTTTTGAATAGAGCCCAGTAATCTGGCGTAATGCCACACTTTTTACCTATGTCGTCTCCATAGGTGTAAGCCTCTACCAAGGTGGACAACCTGCGAGAAGTGTCTTTGAAGTAGTCTTCCCAAAACAGCTTGTCATTGAGAgcttctttttgtctttcatctGGTAAGGGAAGCCGACATCTTCCCGAGAACACTCTTGACACAAAGAAAGATTGTATCTCAGTTATCGTAATCAAGGAACCGAGAACTGGTCGAACGTATCCGATGAATGCCAATGTAGGATCCTTCATATTGAATATATACTTATAATTGTCAGTTATGGGAGTGGCTCTTACTGCAGCAGACAGCATCGGAAATTCTGTTTTGTATCCAGTGCACTGAATGATGACGTCCACCTCTTCCTCAGTGCTATCACAGAAGACAACCTTTTTCCCTTGGATAGCCTCAATTGCTCCTTTCGGAATGCAGTGCTTGTAATCAATCCTGTCCAGAACGTGACCATTCTTGttaatgaaacaatgaaaaaacttAGCGTCGTTTTTCCATTCGGCTATTCCATGTCCTTGATAAGCCAACAAAGAACCCATTGAGGTCCATTTGCAAATCCAAGCTAATCCTACATCGATAAAAAAAGTGTCAGAACTTAAGTTATTCTTCCCAGTTAAAGAAAATCTGGACAGGCATTCACCACACATATTCTTATAACATGAACACACAAAACTGTTGTGTCTTCACAAATGGATGTTAAAACTGAGGCaattctttaaaatttcctGTGTTTCCCCATACTTTTCATGGACAACTAACCTGGTTTGCTCTTTGTGTAAGGAGCAATGAATTTCATCATCCGAGATGATGCTTTGTCCAGGGCTTGGGGCTGACGGTTTGGCAAGATCTTGGCCAACTTTCGGAAGAAATGCATACCACGTGGTATACTCCATATAAGACGATCAACATGATCGCACCATTCTTCAACCACATCGCTAGCCGTCTCTCCTCCACCAATCAGCATCACGCGTTTACCCTTGTGCTTGGGATCAAATGTCTTGAGCTCTGAGCTGTGACGGATTTCGCCCTCGAAGTGTTTAAGAATCGTTTCTTCCAGACTTCGGTTGGGGATTTGGTTACAACCTGTAGAAATTACAAGAAACTTGCTTTTGAAGACTCGACCATTCTCGCACTCCACCTTCCAAGTATCACCTTCTTTTGAAGCCTTCTCAACACCATGATCAAAACAAATGTGCGGCCATAATTCAAACGCGTCACAATAAGCCTTTAAGTAGCGCAAGATGTCCTCGTGCTTCGGGAAATCTCCAATCTCTATTGGCATCGGAAAATCAGACATTTCTGTAACTGATGATGAAgaggttgtttttgttgatgtcATGACTGTGACAACGCCAGT is a window of Acropora palmata chromosome 11, jaAcrPala1.3, whole genome shotgun sequence DNA encoding:
- the LOC141897020 gene encoding dimethylaniline monooxygenase [N-oxide-forming] 2-like produces the protein MSEAEETFRDVIVVGAGWSGLMACKYMLEERLTVVALERRSDVGGLWYFTQDTGVVTVMTSTKTTSSSSVTEMSDFPMPIEIGDFPKHEDILRYLKAYCDAFELWPHICFDHGVEKASKEGDTWKVECENGRVFKSKFLVISTGCNQIPNRSLEETILKHFEGEIRHSSELKTFDPKHKGKRVMLIGGGETASDVVEEWCDHVDRLIWSIPRGMHFFRKLAKILPNRQPQALDKASSRMMKFIAPYTKSKPGLAWICKWTSMGSLLAYQGHGIAEWKNDAKFFHCFINKNGHVLDRIDYKHCIPKGAIEAIQGKKVVFCDSTEEEVDVIIQCTGYKTEFPMLSAAVRATPITDNYKYIFNMKDPTLAFIGYVRPVLGSLITITEIQSFFVSRVFSGRCRLPLPDERQKEALNDKLFWEDYFKDTSRRLSTLVEAYTYGDDIGKKCGITPDYWALFKRNPRAAIMAVFAPYNGSSLRLSDTKYQEKALQQLRNQSSGTFSPLHLLLISFLRLIWFDFWLDILGEVKYRIQCARWWRKIRDSSPIRFLDFVWQTPKRLLFDNTTRA